The following coding sequences are from one Eleginops maclovinus isolate JMC-PN-2008 ecotype Puerto Natales chromosome 13, JC_Emac_rtc_rv5, whole genome shotgun sequence window:
- the LOC134874984 gene encoding CMP-N-acetylneuraminate-beta-galactosamide-alpha-2,3-sialyltransferase 1-like produces MISKVNVFFILMMVMGNCLFWKAYMSQTFCACTECSSSSEDGWFKKRFDKSVQPLLSANMNFSVDAFDWWKKIQSEQGSFDLFERTVHDLFRMFPPKPDVKDHRPDYCRTCAVVGNSGNLDKSHYGPLIDLQDVVIRMNGAVTKGYEADVGTRTTHHVMYPESSVHLDESTHLVLVPFKIKDIDWLIKAFSTGFFGRSYAPVLSKIKANKNLVMVINPAFMQYVHLKWLEKRGHYPSTGFMALLLAMHICDEVHVFGYGADSDGNWSHYFEKLKDKHLKTGLHPGGVEYGLIQELAKQNKIRFYKGF; encoded by the exons ATGATTTCCAAAGTGAACGTCTTCTTCATCCTCATGATGGTGATGGGAAACTGCTTGTTTTGGAAAGCATACATGTCACAAACATTTTGCGCTTGTACTGAATGTTCATCTTCATCGGAAGATGGGTGGTTCAAAAAGCGTTTTGACAAATCCGTTCAACCGCTCTTGTCGGCAAACATGAATTTCTCAGTGGACGCTTTCGACTGGTGGAAG AAGATACAAAGTGAACAGGgcagttttgatttgtttgaaagAACAGTTCATGATCTGTTTCGGATGTTCCCACCCAAACCGGATGTGAAAGACCACCGTCCGGACTACTGCAGGACTTGTGCTGTGGTGGGGAATTCTGGGAATTTGGATAAATCCCACTATGGACCTCTCATTGATCTCCAAGATGTCGTTATAAG AATGAACGGTGCTGTTACCAAAGGCTATGAAGCAGATGTTGGCACCAGAACCACTCATCATGTCATGTACCCGGAGAGCAGCGTGCATTTAGATGAATCCACTCATCTTGTGCTGGTTCCCTTTAAGATAAAGGACATTGACTGGCTCATCAAGGCCTTCAGCACCGGATTCTTCGGAAG ATCATATGCGCCGGTACTGTCAAAAATCAAGGCAAACAAGAATTTG GTAATGGTCATTAATCCAGCTTTCATGCAGTATGTTCATCTCAAATGGCTGGAAAAGAGGGGCCACTATCCATCCACTGGCTTTATGGCTTTGCTTCTTGCCATGCATATTTGTGACGAG GTCCATGTGTTCGGTTATGGAGCAGACAGTGACGGAAACTGGagtcattattttgaaaaactcaaagacaaacatttaaaaactggaCTACATCCGGGGGGTGTTGAATACGGACTTATCCAGGAGCTAGCTAAGCAAAACAAAATCAGGTTTTACAAAGGGTTTTGA